Proteins encoded in a region of the Lysobacterales bacterium genome:
- the purL gene encoding phosphoribosylformylglycinamidine synthase, giving the protein MIVFEGQAALSSFRLAALAARVGSLASGLGPVSTRWLYFIELEPGVALVEADSERLGRILEARPSSAAPAPTSPWVLPRLGTRSPWSTKATEILRGAGLPVVRVERGLGYALNAELPATPGLAVLLHDPMTQSLVVEGSRLAGLFAAQAPQRAERIAPAELPAANQRLGLALSEDEIEYLQARFAELGRAPSDAELMMFAQANSEHCRHKIFNASWRIDGEDKAISLFGMIRNTQKVSPQLTLSAYKDNAAVVEGFSARRFAAGPDRVYVERPAAPSAFAIKVETHNHPTAISPFPGAATGSGGEIRDEGATGRGGKPKAGLTGFTVSHLRIPGLPRPWERERPLNPRMATAFEIMRDGPLGAAAFNNEFGRPALTGYFRSFELPTEQPGVYRGYDKPIMLAGGVGSIERDQVEKRRLRPGDAVVVLGGPGMLIGLGGGAASSVASGQSSEDLDFASVQRDNPEMQRRCQEVIDRCWLLGEANPILSAHDVGAGGLSNALPELLNDSEVGGEIDLAQVPSDDPGLSPMQLWCNEAQERYALGIAAERLAEFEALCRRERCIYAVVGRVTAERHLRITDSRPQALAVTGSPEAVIDLPMDVLFGKAPKMHRDTRPPRAMAWPRLDPASVDLREAALRVLAHPSVGAKQFLVTIGDRTVGGLSARDQMVGPWQLPLADVAVTLADFEGYTGEAMALGERSPLALIDAAASARMAVGEALTNLAAAPVASLKEVKLSANWMAAAGFEGEDALLFEAVQAVGMELCPALGIGIPVGKDSLSMQARWPHAGETQTVASPVSLVISAFARVEDARATLTPVLATDRGETELWLIGLGAGKQRMGGSILAQCFDRFGGASPDVDDPEMLREFFELIQAARAEGLILAYHDRSDGGAFAAACEMAFAAHCGLRLQLQGWSEQSIPALFNEELGAVVQIRTEDRAAFADLVERHGLIHCAQRIGRPSRRPSVRVLDGDDTVAEWSWQELFEAWWSTSHAIQQRRDEPGCADAELRQASDFEAAALEAMSSFDPEDDIAAPFINTGARPRVAILREQGVNGQIEMAAAFHRAGFEAVDVHMSDLLENGGSLEGFRGLAACGGFSYGDVLGAGRGWATSILEHARLRAEFERFFHRADAFALGVCNGCQMLSQLKDLIPGAEDWPQFHRNASEQYEARLVQVEVLESPSILLRGMAGSRLPIVVSHGEGRAVFASAEQQGRATVAMRFARHGGGPATAYPLNPNGSPEGITGLSNRDGRVSLMMPHPERVFRTVQMSWHPAGWGEASPWLRLFRNARAWVQ; this is encoded by the coding sequence ATGATCGTGTTCGAGGGCCAGGCGGCCCTGTCGTCCTTCCGTCTGGCGGCCCTGGCCGCCCGCGTTGGCAGCCTGGCATCGGGCCTGGGCCCGGTCTCCACCCGCTGGCTGTACTTCATCGAGCTGGAGCCGGGTGTCGCGCTGGTCGAGGCGGACAGCGAGCGCCTGGGGCGCATCCTCGAAGCCCGGCCTTCGAGCGCAGCGCCCGCGCCGACCTCGCCCTGGGTGCTGCCGCGTCTCGGCACGCGCTCGCCTTGGTCGACCAAGGCCACCGAGATTCTGCGCGGCGCCGGCCTGCCGGTGGTGCGGGTCGAGCGTGGCTTGGGCTACGCCTTGAACGCCGAGCTGCCGGCCACGCCGGGTCTGGCGGTACTGCTGCACGATCCGATGACCCAGAGCCTGGTGGTCGAGGGCTCGCGTCTCGCCGGCCTGTTCGCTGCGCAAGCGCCGCAGCGCGCTGAGCGCATCGCCCCGGCTGAGCTGCCGGCGGCCAATCAGCGCCTGGGCCTGGCCCTGTCCGAGGACGAGATCGAGTACCTGCAGGCGCGCTTCGCCGAGCTGGGCCGCGCACCGTCGGATGCTGAGCTGATGATGTTCGCGCAGGCCAACTCCGAGCATTGCCGGCACAAGATCTTCAACGCCAGCTGGCGGATCGACGGCGAAGACAAGGCGATTAGCCTGTTCGGCATGATCCGCAACACGCAGAAGGTCTCACCGCAGCTGACCCTGTCCGCCTACAAGGACAACGCCGCCGTGGTCGAGGGCTTCAGCGCCCGCCGTTTCGCCGCCGGCCCCGACCGCGTTTACGTGGAGCGGCCGGCCGCCCCCTCGGCCTTCGCGATCAAGGTCGAGACCCACAATCACCCGACCGCGATCTCGCCCTTTCCGGGGGCGGCCACCGGCTCGGGCGGCGAGATCCGCGACGAGGGCGCTACCGGCCGCGGCGGCAAGCCCAAGGCCGGGCTCACCGGCTTCACCGTCAGCCATCTGCGCATTCCCGGCCTGCCGCGACCCTGGGAGCGCGAGCGCCCGCTCAACCCGCGCATGGCGACGGCCTTCGAGATCATGCGCGATGGACCGCTCGGCGCGGCCGCCTTCAACAACGAGTTCGGCCGGCCGGCCTTGACGGGCTACTTCCGCAGCTTCGAACTGCCCACCGAGCAGCCCGGTGTGTACCGCGGCTATGACAAGCCGATCATGCTGGCCGGCGGCGTCGGCAGCATCGAGCGCGACCAGGTCGAGAAGCGCCGCCTGCGCCCTGGCGATGCAGTCGTCGTGCTGGGTGGACCCGGCATGCTGATCGGGCTGGGCGGCGGGGCTGCGTCCTCGGTGGCCTCCGGCCAGAGCAGCGAGGATCTGGACTTTGCCTCGGTGCAGCGCGACAACCCCGAGATGCAGCGTCGCTGCCAGGAAGTGATCGACCGCTGCTGGCTGCTGGGCGAGGCCAATCCCATTCTGTCGGCGCACGACGTCGGCGCAGGCGGTCTGTCGAACGCGCTGCCCGAGCTGCTCAACGATTCCGAAGTCGGCGGCGAGATCGATCTGGCCCAGGTGCCCTCCGACGATCCCGGCCTGTCGCCGATGCAGCTGTGGTGCAACGAAGCACAGGAGCGCTACGCGCTGGGCATCGCCGCCGAGCGCCTGGCCGAGTTCGAGGCCCTGTGCCGGCGCGAACGCTGCATCTACGCCGTGGTCGGCCGGGTCACCGCTGAACGCCATCTGCGCATCACCGATTCGCGCCCGCAGGCGCTTGCGGTCACGGGATCGCCCGAGGCGGTGATCGACCTGCCGATGGACGTGCTGTTCGGCAAGGCGCCGAAGATGCATCGCGACACCCGACCGCCGCGCGCCATGGCTTGGCCCCGTCTCGACCCGGCGAGCGTCGACCTGCGTGAGGCCGCGCTGCGCGTGCTGGCGCATCCCAGCGTGGGCGCCAAGCAGTTCCTCGTCACCATCGGCGACCGCACGGTCGGCGGGCTCTCGGCCCGCGACCAGATGGTCGGGCCCTGGCAGCTGCCGCTCGCCGATGTGGCCGTCACCCTGGCTGACTTCGAGGGCTACACCGGCGAAGCCATGGCCCTGGGCGAGCGCAGCCCGCTGGCCCTGATCGATGCCGCCGCCTCCGCCCGCATGGCGGTCGGCGAAGCCCTGACCAATCTGGCCGCGGCACCTGTGGCCTCGCTGAAAGAGGTGAAGCTGTCGGCCAACTGGATGGCCGCCGCGGGCTTCGAGGGCGAGGACGCCCTGCTGTTCGAAGCGGTGCAGGCGGTTGGCATGGAACTCTGCCCCGCGCTCGGCATCGGCATTCCGGTCGGCAAGGATTCGCTGTCGATGCAGGCGCGCTGGCCGCATGCCGGCGAAACCCAGACCGTCGCCTCACCGGTGTCGCTGGTGATCAGTGCGTTCGCCCGCGTCGAGGACGCGCGCGCCACCCTCACTCCGGTGCTCGCTACCGACCGGGGCGAGACCGAGCTGTGGCTGATCGGTCTCGGTGCCGGCAAGCAGCGCATGGGCGGCTCGATTCTGGCGCAGTGCTTTGATCGCTTCGGCGGCGCCAGCCCCGACGTCGACGATCCCGAGATGCTGCGTGAGTTCTTCGAACTGATCCAGGCCGCGCGCGCGGAAGGATTGATCCTCGCCTATCACGATCGTTCCGACGGTGGCGCTTTCGCCGCCGCCTGCGAAATGGCCTTCGCCGCCCACTGCGGCCTGCGCCTGCAGCTGCAGGGCTGGTCCGAACAGTCGATCCCGGCCCTGTTCAACGAGGAGCTGGGCGCGGTCGTGCAGATCCGCACCGAAGATCGCGCCGCCTTCGCCGACCTGGTTGAGCGCCACGGTTTGATCCACTGCGCGCAGCGCATCGGCCGCCCCAGCCGCCGGCCCAGCGTGCGCGTGCTCGATGGCGACGACACCGTCGCCGAGTGGAGCTGGCAGGAGTTGTTCGAGGCCTGGTGGTCGACCAGCCACGCCATCCAGCAGCGCCGCGACGAGCCCGGCTGCGCCGACGCCGAGTTGCGCCAAGCCAGCGATTTCGAGGCCGCAGCGCTGGAGGCCATGTCGAGCTTCGACCCCGAGGACGACATCGCCGCGCCCTTCATCAATACCGGCGCGCGGCCACGCGTGGCAATCCTGCGCGAGCAGGGCGTCAACGGCCAGATCGAGATGGCGGCCGCCTTCCACCGCGCCGGCTTCGAGGCGGTCGACGTGCACATGAGCGACCTGCTCGAGAACGGCGGCTCGCTGGAGGGTTTCCGCGGCCTCGCCGCCTGTGGTGGCTTCAGCTATGGCGACGTGCTGGGCGCGGGCCGCGGCTGGGCGACTTCGATTCTGGAGCACGCCAGACTCCGAGCCGAGTTCGAGCGCTTCTTCCATCGGGCCGATGCCTTCGCCCTCGGCGTCTGCAACGGCTGCCAGATGCTGAGCCAGCTGAAGGATCTGATCCCCGGCGCTGAGGACTGGCCGCAGTTCCACCGCAATGCCTCCGAGCAGTACGAGGCGCGGCTGGTGCAGGTCGAGGTGCTGGAGTCGCCGTCCATCCTGCTGCGCGGCATGGCCGGCTCGCGCCTGCCGATCGTGGTCAGCCACGGCGAGGGGCGCGCGGTGTTTGCCTCGGCCGAGCAGCAGGGCAGGGCGACGGTGGCGATGCGCTTCGCCCGACATGGAGGCGGCCCGGCAACGGCCTATCCGCTGAACCCGAACGGCTCGCCCGAGGGCATCACCGGCCTGAGCAACCGTGATGGTCGGGTCAGCCTGATGATGCCGCACCCCGAGCGCGTCTTCCGCACGGTCCAGATGAGCTGGCATCCGGCCGGCTGGGGTGAAGCTTCGCCCTGGCTGCGACTGTTCCGCAACGCTCGCGCCTGGGTGCAGTGA
- a CDS encoding DsbC family protein, protein MSRILAGAVIAALSIVATATPAFAQSGESAVRGAIESLVPNAKIDGIAESVVPNLYEVTIEGRVVYVTADGRYLVQGSLFDIPNRVDITEASRAKVRREALAQVTTGRIAFAPPDPKYTLTVFTDIDCGYCRKLHEHITEYNSAGIAIEYLFFPRAGIGSESYQKAVSVYCSTNQQKAMTDAKAGQPLDIKECENPIADQYTLSQQIGVTGTPAIFTEDGTQLGGYLPPDQLIQRLEAMAAAPKQ, encoded by the coding sequence ATGTCCCGCATCCTTGCCGGCGCCGTGATCGCCGCCCTGAGTATCGTGGCCACCGCCACGCCCGCCTTTGCGCAGTCTGGTGAATCCGCGGTCCGCGGCGCCATCGAAAGCCTGGTGCCCAACGCCAAGATCGACGGCATCGCCGAGTCGGTGGTGCCCAATCTGTACGAAGTCACCATCGAAGGCCGCGTCGTCTACGTCACCGCCGACGGTCGCTACCTGGTCCAGGGCTCGCTGTTCGACATCCCCAACCGGGTCGACATCACCGAGGCCAGCCGTGCCAAGGTGCGGCGCGAGGCGCTGGCGCAGGTCACCACCGGCCGCATCGCGTTCGCGCCGCCCGATCCGAAGTACACGCTCACGGTGTTTACGGACATCGACTGCGGCTACTGCCGCAAGCTGCACGAGCACATCACCGAGTACAACAGCGCTGGGATCGCCATCGAGTACCTGTTCTTCCCGCGCGCTGGCATTGGCTCGGAGAGCTACCAGAAGGCGGTGTCAGTCTACTGCTCGACCAACCAGCAGAAGGCGATGACCGACGCCAAGGCCGGCCAGCCGCTCGACATCAAGGAGTGCGAGAACCCGATCGCTGACCAGTACACGCTGTCGCAGCAGATCGGCGTGACCGGCACCCCGGCGATCTTCACCGAGGACGGCACCCAGCTCGGCGGCTACCTGCCGCCTGACCAGCTGATCCAGCGCCTGGAGGCGATGGCGGCGGCACCCAAGCAGTAA
- the xerD gene encoding site-specific tyrosine recombinase XerD yields MPNPRTPKPPTPKPASAAERREQTLSLPPVRAADQHLIDAFIERAWAEDGLSRNTQDSYRRDLEGFARWLVGQGPGLFELGRSEVYAYLAWRSARGYSPRSGARLLSSLRRFYAQALRLNRIGTDPLALIESPKLGRPLPKALTEAEVEALLAAPELATPLGLRDRAMLELMYGTGLRVSELVELPAGAVNLRQGVLRVMGKGSKERLLPMGEEAQHWLQRYLDEARPWLARGQQPVALFLSRLGEGMSRQMFWHGVKQLALRAGIPAERVSPHTLRHAFATHLLNHGADLRALQMLLGHSSLSTTQIYTFVAREGLKRLHSQHHPRG; encoded by the coding sequence ATGCCGAATCCGCGCACGCCGAAACCGCCCACGCCGAAACCCGCGTCCGCCGCCGAGCGACGGGAACAGACACTCTCTCTGCCTCCGGTGCGCGCCGCCGACCAGCACTTGATCGATGCGTTCATCGAGCGCGCCTGGGCCGAGGACGGGCTGTCGCGGAACACCCAGGACAGCTACCGCCGTGACCTGGAAGGCTTCGCCCGCTGGCTGGTCGGTCAGGGCCCCGGCCTGTTCGAGCTCGGTCGCAGCGAGGTCTACGCGTATCTGGCCTGGCGCAGCGCCCGCGGCTACAGCCCGCGCAGCGGCGCGCGCCTGCTGTCCAGTCTGCGTCGCTTCTATGCCCAGGCCCTGCGCCTGAATCGCATCGGCACCGATCCCCTTGCTCTGATCGAAAGTCCCAAACTGGGTCGGCCGCTACCCAAGGCGCTGACCGAGGCTGAGGTCGAGGCGCTGCTGGCGGCGCCCGAGCTCGCTACACCGCTGGGTCTGCGCGACCGCGCCATGCTGGAACTGATGTATGGCACCGGCCTGCGCGTGTCCGAGCTGGTCGAGCTGCCGGCCGGGGCAGTCAACCTTCGCCAAGGTGTGCTGAGGGTCATGGGCAAGGGCAGCAAGGAGCGCCTGCTGCCGATGGGCGAGGAGGCTCAGCACTGGCTGCAGCGCTATCTGGACGAGGCCCGACCGTGGCTTGCGCGCGGCCAGCAGCCGGTGGCGCTGTTTCTGTCGCGGCTGGGCGAGGGCATGAGCCGGCAGATGTTCTGGCACGGGGTGAAGCAGCTGGCCCTGCGCGCCGGCATTCCCGCCGAACGGGTCAGCCCGCACACCCTGCGACACGCCTTTGCCACCCATCTGCTGAATCACGGCGCTGATCTGCGCGCGCTGCAGATGCTGCTGGGCCACAGCAGCCTGTCGACCACGCAGATCTACACCTTCGTGGCCCGTGAAGGCTTGAAGCGCCTGCACAGCCAGCACCATCCGCGCGGCTGA
- a CDS encoding RDD family protein — translation MSTATSPRLEVETAPLMPRLLALVYDVFPLLGLWFAVAVLSYAGNGGEPVRPGSLGAWLEFLALVGVTFLYAGLSWRLGGQTLGMRAWRLRAVDANGNPPGWTAITLRFAVGVVSLAAAGLGFAWVLIDRERRSWHELASGTLTVRLPKR, via the coding sequence ATGAGCACCGCAACCAGCCCCCGCCTCGAAGTCGAAACCGCCCCCCTGATGCCGCGCCTGCTTGCGCTGGTCTATGACGTTTTTCCGCTGCTGGGCCTGTGGTTCGCGGTGGCGGTGCTGAGCTATGCCGGGAACGGCGGCGAGCCGGTCAGGCCGGGCAGCCTCGGCGCTTGGCTGGAGTTTCTGGCCCTGGTTGGCGTGACCTTTCTATACGCCGGGCTGTCCTGGCGCCTCGGCGGGCAGACGCTGGGCATGCGCGCCTGGCGTCTGCGTGCGGTGGATGCGAACGGCAATCCGCCCGGCTGGACAGCGATCACACTGCGCTTCGCCGTGGGCGTCGTGTCACTCGCGGCCGCCGGTCTGGGTTTCGCCTGGGTGCTGATCGACCGCGAGCGCCGCAGCTGGCATGAACTCGCGTCCGGCACCCTGACGGTACGACTGCCAAAGCGCTGA
- a CDS encoding flagellin → MMQVINTNTASLNAQRNLSTSGSSLATSLQRLSSGLRINSAKDDAAGLAISERFTSQIRGVNQAARNANDGISLAQTAEGALAEVGNNLQRIRELAVQASNGTNNQTDRDALNAEVTQLKAEIQRVSEQTSFNGTKLLDGSFTAVAFQVGANAGETISISSIANTQTAAIGGTFTRTTGSFNATALTGFATAIAAGGLVLNGTDVGAIGAAANAQERAGQLVEAINRVSAQSGVGASYDATTGDVTLVSNAAVVTTGTTNSATVAGIANAFTGTSATSTGITSVNVSSFTDAQLAIGQIDNALTAVNSSRAELGAIQNRFSSVVTNLQTSSENLSASRSRIRDADYAKETAELTRGQILQQAGTAMLAQANQLPQNVLSLLR, encoded by the coding sequence ATCATGCAAGTGATCAACACCAACACCGCCTCGCTGAACGCCCAGCGCAACCTGTCGACTTCCGGCTCATCGCTGGCCACCTCGCTGCAGCGCCTGAGCTCCGGCTTGCGTATCAACAGCGCCAAGGACGACGCCGCCGGCCTCGCCATCTCCGAGCGCTTCACCAGCCAGATCCGCGGCGTCAACCAGGCGGCCCGCAATGCCAACGACGGCATTTCGCTGGCGCAGACCGCTGAAGGCGCGCTGGCCGAAGTCGGCAACAACCTCCAGCGTATTCGCGAGCTGGCCGTGCAGGCCTCGAACGGCACCAACAACCAGACCGACCGCGACGCGTTGAACGCCGAAGTCACCCAGCTGAAGGCCGAAATCCAGCGCGTGTCCGAGCAGACCAGCTTCAACGGCACCAAGCTGCTGGACGGCTCGTTCACCGCGGTCGCCTTCCAGGTCGGCGCCAATGCCGGTGAGACCATCAGCATCTCCAGCATCGCCAACACTCAAACGGCAGCGATCGGCGGCACCTTCACCCGCACCACCGGCAGCTTCAATGCGACGGCGCTGACGGGCTTCGCGACCGCGATCGCGGCCGGTGGCCTGGTGCTCAACGGAACGGATGTCGGTGCGATCGGTGCGGCTGCCAACGCTCAGGAGCGCGCGGGCCAGCTGGTGGAAGCCATCAACCGCGTGTCCGCCCAGTCCGGCGTGGGTGCCTCCTACGACGCCACCACCGGCGATGTGACCCTGGTCAGCAACGCCGCGGTGGTCACCACGGGTACCACCAACTCGGCGACCGTCGCAGGTATTGCCAACGCCTTCACCGGCACGTCGGCCACCAGCACCGGAATCACCTCGGTCAACGTGTCCAGCTTCACCGACGCCCAGCTCGCGATCGGCCAGATCGACAACGCTCTGACCGCCGTCAACTCCTCGCGCGCTGAACTCGGTGCGATCCAGAACCGCTTCAGCTCGGTGGTCACCAACCTGCAGACGAGCTCCGAGAACCTGTCGGCCTCGCGCTCCCGCATCCGTGACGCCGACTACGCCAAGGAAACTGCCGAGCTGACGCGCGGCCAGATCCTGCAGCAGGCCGGCACGGCGATGCTGGCCCAGGCCAATCAGCTGCCGCAGAACGTCCTGAGCCTGCTCCGCTAA
- a CDS encoding flagellar protein FlaG, whose protein sequence is MNTINPLLSAYSPAAASRSSGASAVSGAVQPATSSATPAGANALPAQALQANGPNAPKVGAQEREPAAGRPDKEDLQRQLDEVMKGVQTSLRFRVDDDSNRVVVSIVDQTSGDVIQQIPSEVSLRIAKRMAELGSGMINESA, encoded by the coding sequence ATGAATACGATCAATCCACTCTTGAGTGCCTACAGCCCGGCCGCTGCCTCGCGCAGCAGCGGGGCTTCTGCGGTTTCCGGGGCGGTGCAGCCGGCGACGTCAAGCGCGACGCCAGCAGGCGCCAACGCACTGCCGGCGCAGGCTTTGCAGGCCAACGGGCCGAACGCGCCCAAGGTGGGTGCCCAGGAGCGCGAGCCCGCGGCAGGCCGACCGGACAAGGAAGACCTGCAGCGCCAGCTCGACGAGGTCATGAAGGGCGTCCAGACTTCGCTGCGCTTCCGCGTCGACGACGACTCGAACCGGGTCGTGGTGAGCATCGTCGACCAGACGTCCGGCGACGTGATCCAGCAGATCCCCTCCGAGGTCTCGCTGCGCATCGCCAAGCGCATGGCCGAGCTGGGCTCGGGCATGATCAACGAAAGCGCCTAG
- the fliD gene encoding flagellar filament capping protein FliD → MSSVGSVGSGLDIQGLVSQLVAAERAPQAQRLSRIESGARAQLSSLGNLSSVLAQLKSAAGAFSGASGFGARTVGLSNANYLSATAGPQAQQGSYEIEVVNLARAGKMSSAVRATPATSLGSGSLTLNVGASSFTVNAGGAPITLEGLRDAINSASDNAGVAASLVTTDDGVRLVLTGRETGAAKALSISGGGDLAAFATAFTVNSTAANAQVRVDGNLASSSSNTFASVIPGVSFTATKAETDPATTRTTLSIGRDDGAARKQAEAFVTSVNSVLSAVKVATLANPQTEVTSPLTGDALPRSLVSQLRNAIGASVPGQPPGFASLNSVGIAFQADGSLKLDAARFDAAMNANPQAVAKLFSGDGSSGKRVVDLVDGFTGANGVITSRNKAINERLDDVTRQREALDLRMEGVQKTYLAQFTAMEKIVAQLQGTSSFLASQLAQLPSAAR, encoded by the coding sequence ATGTCCAGCGTGGGAAGCGTCGGTTCGGGTCTCGACATCCAGGGTCTGGTCAGCCAGCTGGTGGCCGCCGAGCGCGCCCCGCAGGCGCAGCGCCTGTCGCGCATCGAGTCCGGCGCGCGCGCCCAGCTGAGTTCGCTGGGCAACCTCAGCAGCGTGTTGGCCCAGCTCAAGTCAGCAGCCGGCGCGTTCAGCGGAGCGAGTGGCTTCGGCGCGCGCACCGTCGGTTTGAGCAACGCCAATTACCTGAGCGCCACCGCCGGCCCCCAGGCCCAGCAGGGCAGCTACGAGATCGAAGTCGTCAATCTCGCGCGCGCAGGAAAGATGAGCTCGGCTGTGCGCGCCACCCCCGCCACTTCGCTGGGCAGCGGCAGCCTGACGCTGAACGTCGGCGCGTCGAGCTTTACGGTGAATGCCGGCGGCGCCCCGATCACCCTGGAGGGCCTGCGCGACGCCATCAACAGCGCCAGCGATAACGCGGGCGTTGCCGCCAGCCTGGTCACCACAGATGACGGCGTTCGCCTGGTGCTGACCGGCCGCGAGACAGGCGCGGCCAAAGCGCTGTCGATCAGCGGCGGCGGCGACCTTGCCGCGTTTGCCACGGCCTTTACCGTCAACTCGACGGCAGCCAACGCCCAGGTCCGGGTCGACGGCAACCTGGCCTCGTCCAGCAGCAACACTTTTGCTTCAGTGATTCCCGGCGTCAGTTTCACCGCGACCAAGGCGGAAACCGACCCCGCCACCACCCGCACCACGCTGAGCATTGGCCGCGACGATGGCGCTGCACGCAAGCAGGCCGAAGCCTTCGTGACTTCGGTGAACAGCGTGCTAAGCGCGGTCAAGGTGGCGACTTTGGCCAACCCGCAAACCGAGGTGACTTCGCCGCTCACGGGTGACGCGCTGCCGCGCTCGCTGGTCAGCCAGCTGCGCAACGCGATCGGCGCCAGCGTGCCCGGACAGCCGCCGGGCTTCGCCTCGCTCAACTCGGTCGGCATCGCCTTCCAGGCCGACGGCAGCCTCAAGCTCGACGCAGCGCGTTTCGACGCCGCGATGAACGCGAACCCGCAGGCCGTGGCCAAACTGTTCAGTGGCGACGGCAGCAGCGGCAAGCGCGTTGTCGACCTGGTGGACGGCTTCACCGGCGCCAATGGCGTCATCACCAGCCGCAACAAGGCCATCAATGAACGTCTAGACGACGTCACGCGTCAGCGCGAAGCCTTGGATCTGCGAATGGAGGGCGTGCAGAAGACCTATCTAGCGCAGTTTACCGCCATGGAGAAGATCGTCGCCCAGCTGCAGGGCACGAGCAGCTTCCTGGCCAGTCAGCTCGCCCAGCTGCCGTCTGCCGCCCGCTAA
- the fliS gene encoding flagellar export chaperone FliS → MHGAQAYLKQYRSTGLEGSVIDASPHKLISLLLSGARERIALAMTAMAEGRVAAKGEAISRACVIIDSLRGSLDHSAGGDVAGSLEALYDYATRRLVEGNAGNDPAAFTEVDGLLAEVQSAWAAIPPELQQKAG, encoded by the coding sequence ATGCACGGCGCACAGGCCTACTTGAAGCAGTACCGCAGCACCGGCCTTGAAGGCTCGGTGATCGATGCCAGCCCGCACAAACTGATCAGTCTGCTGCTGAGCGGCGCCCGCGAGCGCATCGCCCTCGCCATGACCGCGATGGCCGAAGGCCGCGTGGCCGCCAAGGGCGAGGCCATCAGCCGCGCCTGCGTAATCATCGACAGTCTGCGCGGCTCGCTGGACCACAGCGCCGGCGGTGATGTGGCCGGAAGCCTTGAAGCGCTCTACGATTACGCCACCCGCCGTTTGGTGGAAGGCAATGCCGGCAATGATCCGGCCGCTTTCACTGAGGTCGATGGGCTGCTCGCCGAGGTGCAGTCCGCCTGGGCTGCGATACCGCCGGAGCTGCAGCAAAAGGCCGGCTGA
- a CDS encoding PilZ domain-containing protein: protein MSPTEAERRLFGEALVCSDELSWTLTPGPDRADEILRHQAMAERLLRSAASAEASGPDDPEHSPQDTALLRMEAKIDLAIELLGRMLSAEQPQSAPRPVRWSRLGAQVVASSERTAGSRHLLSLQLPTGLNLPLRLPVEVLASEARDSGHWALWLSFTPAPAGLEAALERFLFRQHRRQIAAHRRGSS from the coding sequence ATGAGCCCTACCGAGGCCGAGCGTCGACTCTTCGGCGAGGCGCTGGTGTGCAGCGATGAGCTGTCCTGGACCCTGACCCCGGGTCCCGATCGCGCGGATGAGATCCTCCGCCATCAGGCCATGGCCGAACGGCTGCTGCGCAGCGCTGCGAGCGCTGAGGCCAGCGGTCCTGACGATCCCGAGCACAGCCCGCAGGACACCGCCCTGCTGCGCATGGAAGCCAAGATCGATCTCGCGATTGAGCTGCTGGGGCGGATGCTGTCGGCCGAACAGCCGCAATCGGCGCCGCGTCCGGTGCGCTGGTCGCGCCTGGGCGCGCAGGTGGTGGCCTCGTCTGAACGTACGGCGGGTAGCCGACATCTGCTCAGCCTGCAGCTGCCGACCGGGCTCAATCTGCCGCTGCGGCTGCCGGTCGAAGTGCTCGCCAGCGAAGCGCGGGACAGCGGGCACTGGGCGCTCTGGCTGTCCTTCACCCCTGCCCCGGCCGGACTGGAAGCCGCGCTGGAGCGTTTTCTGTTCCGCCAGCACCGCCGGCAGATCGCCGCGCATCGCCGGGGCAGCAGCTGA
- a CDS encoding response regulator transcription factor has translation MRVLIADDHTLVRAGIRRLLESQPDIEVVAEAQDGQEALDLTAIHRPDIALVDLAMPGRNGLDVLIDMRRLFPETAIVMMSMHADPAYVRTALERGALGFVVKEAAPAELEIALRAALRGDTFLSPKISSRMLGNAHQRVPGAQDLEALPPRQREILRLLAQGKVTKEIAALLGISVKTVETHRARMMETLGIRRSSELLRFAVQRALDA, from the coding sequence ATGCGCGTACTGATCGCCGACGACCACACCTTGGTACGCGCCGGCATCCGCCGCCTGCTGGAATCACAGCCCGATATCGAGGTCGTCGCCGAGGCCCAGGACGGCCAGGAGGCGCTGGACCTCACCGCCATCCACCGTCCGGATATCGCCCTCGTCGATCTCGCCATGCCGGGCCGCAATGGGCTCGACGTCCTGATCGACATGCGCCGGCTGTTTCCCGAAACCGCCATCGTGATGATGTCCATGCATGCCGATCCTGCCTATGTGCGCACCGCGCTGGAGCGCGGCGCGCTGGGCTTCGTGGTCAAAGAGGCCGCGCCGGCCGAGCTGGAGATCGCCCTGCGCGCAGCCCTGCGCGGCGACACCTTTCTGAGCCCGAAGATCTCGTCGCGCATGCTGGGCAACGCGCATCAGCGCGTGCCCGGCGCACAGGACCTCGAAGCGCTGCCACCACGGCAGCGCGAGATCCTGCGCCTGCTGGCGCAGGGCAAGGTCACCAAGGAGATCGCGGCCCTGTTGGGCATCAGCGTCAAGACCGTCGAGACCCATCGCGCGCGGATGATGGAGACGCTGGGAATCCGACGCTCCAGTGAGCTGCTGCGTTTCGCCGTGCAGCGCGCGCTCGACGCCTGA